A genomic stretch from Sulfobacillus thermosulfidooxidans includes:
- the pth gene encoding aminoacyl-tRNA hydrolase yields the protein MMMDEIRAIVGLGNPGLDYAKTRHNAGFLALDRLAARRGGHFVRNRFGLVSKWGDIILLKPLTFMNLSGEAVGALAKFYKLPAASILVISDDLDLPLGKIRVRARGSSGGHNGLKSITHVLGTDQFPRIKIGISRPPEHVQVIDWVLGRFSPEEWKILDGVLDEAAEACEWAVVKGIAETMNRFNGQ from the coding sequence ATGATGATGGACGAGATTCGCGCCATTGTGGGATTAGGAAATCCGGGATTAGATTACGCCAAAACGCGACACAACGCAGGGTTCCTGGCACTGGACCGTTTAGCCGCTCGCAGAGGAGGCCATTTTGTTCGCAACCGCTTTGGGTTAGTGAGCAAGTGGGGCGACATTATCTTATTAAAACCCCTAACCTTTATGAATCTGAGCGGCGAGGCGGTCGGGGCTTTAGCGAAGTTCTATAAATTGCCGGCTGCGAGTATTTTGGTGATCTCAGATGATTTGGATTTGCCACTAGGAAAAATCCGTGTGCGGGCCCGTGGTTCAAGTGGCGGTCATAATGGTTTGAAATCCATTACGCACGTGTTAGGAACGGATCAATTTCCCCGGATTAAAATTGGGATCTCGCGTCCGCCAGAACATGTGCAAGTCATTGATTGGGTGCTTGGGCGGTTTAGTCCCGAGGAATGGAAAATTCTCGATGGAGTTTTAGATGAAGCAGCCGAAGCCTGTGAATGGGCCGTGGTCAAAGGTATTGCGGAGACGATGAATCGCTTCAACGGCCAGTAG
- the ispE gene encoding 4-(cytidine 5'-diphospho)-2-C-methyl-D-erythritol kinase — protein MPTSLAPWRFGVRYSQYSPGGIFTQPDTWRLKACAKINLGLWVEPRDARGYHPVRSLMQTIQFSDQIEIRRASAYHVDMLKGPGSSLSFPLSLRVQDNLVTKAYRLVRSIDKTIPTVHIRVLKYIPVGAGLGGGSADAASILRWAGQFMSRPLSTKEAAVLGMDVPFLVQGGTAKASGYGEELEYLLPLRHWHVLLVSPRFGLSTARVYEAFDAQAVAYRAPYTLEEIVETLRQGILPGNLFNALEPAAWIVNPALQSLKETLIRFTAKPWFLTGSGSTYFTLLRDEDEALALQQRLQKQRISGISHIAVAEFGGPEMCENT, from the coding sequence TTGCCAACATCTTTAGCTCCCTGGCGCTTTGGTGTAAGATACTCGCAGTACAGCCCAGGAGGGATTTTCACGCAACCTGATACATGGCGCCTAAAAGCCTGTGCCAAAATTAACTTAGGATTATGGGTGGAGCCTCGTGATGCACGAGGCTATCATCCTGTACGCTCACTGATGCAGACGATCCAGTTCTCAGACCAGATCGAGATTCGACGGGCGAGTGCTTATCATGTAGATATGCTAAAAGGCCCCGGATCTTCCTTGAGTTTTCCGTTGTCCTTGCGCGTTCAGGACAATTTGGTGACCAAGGCTTATAGACTTGTCCGAAGCATTGATAAAACGATTCCTACAGTGCACATTCGCGTACTGAAGTATATTCCTGTGGGAGCGGGACTGGGCGGTGGGAGTGCCGATGCCGCGAGCATATTGCGTTGGGCAGGGCAGTTTATGTCCCGGCCTCTATCAACAAAAGAGGCCGCGGTATTAGGAATGGATGTGCCATTTCTCGTTCAGGGTGGAACCGCGAAAGCCAGCGGTTACGGAGAAGAACTGGAATATCTCCTTCCTCTTCGTCATTGGCATGTTCTCTTGGTGAGCCCGCGCTTCGGGTTATCCACCGCGCGCGTCTATGAGGCTTTTGACGCGCAGGCTGTGGCATATCGCGCGCCGTATACCTTAGAGGAGATTGTGGAGACATTGCGCCAGGGAATATTACCCGGTAACCTATTTAACGCCTTGGAACCTGCGGCATGGATAGTGAATCCCGCCTTACAATCCCTGAAAGAGACTTTAATCCGCTTCACTGCGAAGCCGTGGTTTTTGACTGGGAGCGGATCCACATATTTTACCTTGTTGCGTGATGAAGATGAAGCGTTGGCCTTACAACAACGGTTGCAAAAACAGCGCATTTCAGGGATCAGCCACATTGCCGTAGCAGAGTTTGGAGGACCTGAAATGTGCGAAAATACCTAA
- the ilvA gene encoding threonine ammonia-lyase, translating into MHVGQELTIEHIRQAAKALQGVTVMTPLQESVYINDLLGARVFFKLENLQRTGSFKLRGAYNRIRQLTPEELKRGVIAASAGNHAQGVALAAGLVGTTSLIYMPEGASLTKIESTRGYGADICLFGETFDDAYHEAERVAQETGRVLIPAFNDPAIIAGQGTIALEMLDERPHLDVLVVPVGGGGLIAGMALAAKEQNCRIKVIGVQTDSVPAFVLSRQEHRVVEAHGGRTIADGIAVKRPGDLTFELVEQYVDDVVTVSEHDISRAILIFLERTKLVVEGAGAVGLAAILAGKIPLGLGTVGVVVSGGNIDVTLLNRIIEKGLVEEGRQVHLKTTVGDRPGQLARVLRRVAELKANVIRVEHERWNPQLSPAEVAIQMVLETRNVEHVQQLVTKLREDGYDVEILN; encoded by the coding sequence ATGCATGTGGGTCAAGAGTTGACAATAGAGCATATTAGACAAGCAGCCAAAGCCTTGCAAGGTGTGACGGTGATGACTCCCCTGCAAGAATCGGTCTATATCAATGACTTGTTAGGGGCACGAGTTTTTTTTAAATTAGAAAATCTCCAACGTACGGGATCTTTCAAACTACGGGGTGCATATAACCGCATTCGGCAATTGACTCCGGAAGAATTAAAACGGGGTGTCATTGCCGCGTCGGCCGGCAATCATGCCCAGGGTGTAGCCCTTGCTGCGGGGCTGGTTGGCACCACCTCGTTAATTTATATGCCAGAAGGGGCTTCGTTAACCAAAATCGAATCTACCCGGGGATATGGCGCAGATATTTGCCTCTTTGGAGAAACCTTTGATGATGCCTATCATGAAGCGGAACGCGTGGCCCAAGAAACGGGCCGCGTCTTAATCCCGGCGTTTAATGATCCCGCAATTATTGCTGGCCAAGGCACCATTGCACTGGAAATGTTGGATGAACGTCCCCATTTAGATGTATTGGTTGTGCCCGTAGGGGGAGGAGGACTGATTGCGGGAATGGCCCTAGCAGCGAAAGAGCAAAATTGCCGCATTAAGGTGATTGGGGTTCAAACCGATTCCGTTCCCGCATTTGTTCTATCGCGGCAAGAGCATCGTGTGGTAGAAGCTCATGGAGGCCGAACGATTGCCGACGGGATTGCGGTCAAGCGTCCGGGAGACTTAACGTTTGAACTTGTCGAGCAATATGTGGATGATGTGGTAACAGTTTCCGAACATGATATTTCTCGCGCCATTCTCATATTTTTGGAACGCACCAAACTTGTGGTAGAAGGGGCAGGAGCTGTCGGTTTAGCCGCGATTTTGGCCGGAAAAATTCCTTTAGGCTTGGGTACGGTCGGTGTTGTCGTGAGTGGTGGCAATATTGATGTCACCTTATTAAACCGCATTATTGAAAAAGGACTAGTGGAAGAAGGCCGTCAAGTGCACCTCAAAACAACGGTAGGAGACCGGCCTGGTCAATTGGCTCGGGTGTTGCGCCGAGTTGCGGAATTAAAAGCCAATGTTATTCGCGTCGAGCATGAACGGTGGAATCCGCAGCTGTCGCCTGCGGAAGTGGCCATTCAAATGGTGTTGGAAACACGTAATGTGGAGCACGTCCAGCAATTAGTGACGAAATTGCGTGAAGATGGCTACGATGTGGAGATTCTGAATTAA
- the mobA gene encoding molybdenum cofactor guanylyltransferase, translated as MGRHLQEKKLEEPQDEGKQHEERLMDPLNQRPAIVLAGQHNDGKLRTISDKEWEAEILLQGRPMVEYVVDALRNSGRVSPIIVVGPPHLGLHDVIWADVHPDMLENVLSGLNAVDESSVLIATADIPLLTGYIVNAFLDQADPRYDVVYPVIEKSVVEAKFPDTHRTYVRLKDGTFTGGNLLMVNKDAVIKSHRTLRDLLSHRKSPMRLASDIGLMILMRWLMGSLRIVDAERRMKTLLGVEGKALIFGYPEVGVDVDKPEDWVLADKWLSQTDQTSFLVP; from the coding sequence ATGGGGCGGCATCTGCAAGAGAAAAAATTGGAAGAGCCGCAAGATGAAGGAAAACAGCATGAGGAAAGGTTGATGGATCCCTTGAACCAACGTCCAGCGATCGTGCTGGCGGGTCAGCACAATGACGGTAAATTACGCACGATCTCAGATAAAGAGTGGGAAGCTGAAATTTTATTGCAAGGTCGTCCCATGGTCGAGTATGTCGTGGACGCCTTGCGTAATTCCGGCCGTGTAAGTCCCATAATCGTTGTCGGTCCACCCCATTTAGGTTTACACGATGTGATTTGGGCTGATGTCCATCCGGATATGCTGGAGAATGTCTTAAGCGGGTTAAACGCTGTGGACGAATCTAGCGTACTCATTGCCACGGCGGATATCCCTTTATTGACAGGTTATATCGTCAATGCTTTTTTGGATCAAGCCGATCCCCGTTACGATGTCGTCTATCCAGTGATTGAAAAATCTGTGGTTGAAGCGAAATTTCCCGATACCCACCGGACGTATGTACGGTTAAAAGATGGCACATTTACGGGCGGAAACCTGTTAATGGTCAATAAAGACGCCGTGATCAAAAGTCATCGGACTCTGCGCGATTTGCTCAGTCACCGCAAATCGCCGATGCGCCTGGCCTCAGATATTGGCCTCATGATCTTGATGCGTTGGCTCATGGGAAGTCTTCGGATTGTGGATGCGGAACGCCGGATGAAAACATTGCTGGGCGTGGAAGGCAAAGCTTTGATATTTGGTTATCCGGAAGTGGGGGTTGATGTTGATAAACCCGAAGACTGGGTTTTGGCTGACAAATGGCTGAGCCAAACCGATCAGACCTCCTTCCTCGTGCCATGA
- the glmU gene encoding bifunctional UDP-N-acetylglucosamine diphosphorylase/glucosamine-1-phosphate N-acetyltransferase GlmU, which produces MAQTVAVILAAGRGTRMHSGLAKALHELGGVPMVEHVVRAVREAGLGKPWVVVGHQADRVEEVLEGQAEFVRQPEMHGTGDALAQALAVMDSDVDNVVVLVADCPLVPPSLIEKVLQVHRDSQAAATIVSMIVSDPSGYGRIVRADDDRVRAIVEDKEAMSDPALYQINEVNTGLGVWSVTGLAKLLDTLPWHHDEKYLTDAVARLIAAGKRVEAYVAPDPARVMGINTRRDLAQAEAYLRELTLNRLFDQGVTIVDPASTYVDVDVEVGQDTVIYPMTFLRGKTRIGRECHIGPMTSIVSSRLGDGVRVDRSVVEQSSLASHSSVGPFSHLRPGTSLDHNVKIGNFVELKNTRVGTGSKAGHHSYLGDATIGGGVNIGAGTVIVNYDGQAKHPTFIGDGAFIGCNANLVAPVEVGAGAYVAAGSTITQNVPPDALAIARSRQENKPDWARQRRKS; this is translated from the coding sequence TTGGCGCAGACGGTAGCCGTTATTTTGGCCGCAGGGCGCGGCACCAGGATGCATTCTGGGTTGGCAAAGGCATTACATGAGTTAGGTGGTGTCCCGATGGTCGAGCATGTTGTAAGGGCCGTCCGGGAAGCAGGACTAGGTAAACCGTGGGTTGTGGTGGGTCACCAAGCTGACCGCGTCGAGGAAGTGTTGGAAGGGCAAGCGGAGTTTGTCCGCCAGCCAGAAATGCATGGAACGGGTGATGCGTTAGCGCAAGCTCTCGCAGTGATGGATTCTGATGTGGATAATGTGGTCGTCCTTGTTGCGGATTGCCCGTTGGTTCCGCCTTCTCTGATCGAAAAAGTATTGCAGGTTCACCGCGATTCACAGGCCGCCGCCACGATTGTCAGTATGATTGTCTCGGACCCATCAGGTTACGGACGGATTGTGCGAGCAGATGATGATAGGGTAAGGGCCATCGTCGAAGACAAAGAGGCGATGAGCGATCCCGCACTCTACCAAATTAATGAGGTTAATACAGGTCTTGGGGTATGGTCTGTTACCGGGTTGGCCAAATTGCTGGATACTTTGCCGTGGCATCACGATGAAAAATATTTAACCGATGCTGTAGCCCGCTTAATTGCCGCCGGAAAGCGGGTCGAAGCGTACGTGGCGCCGGATCCGGCGCGCGTGATGGGCATTAATACACGCCGCGATTTAGCCCAAGCAGAAGCCTATCTCCGGGAATTGACCTTAAACCGGCTATTTGATCAGGGCGTGACGATTGTCGATCCGGCTTCGACGTATGTTGATGTGGATGTTGAGGTTGGCCAAGATACCGTCATTTATCCGATGACCTTTCTCCGTGGAAAAACCCGTATAGGACGAGAATGTCATATCGGACCGATGACATCCATTGTTTCAAGTCGCCTAGGAGATGGGGTAAGAGTGGACCGGTCCGTGGTGGAACAAAGCTCATTAGCTAGTCATTCTTCAGTGGGACCTTTCAGTCATTTGCGTCCAGGAACCTCTTTGGATCATAATGTGAAAATCGGGAACTTTGTCGAGTTAAAGAACACTCGCGTGGGAACCGGGAGTAAAGCCGGGCATCATTCGTATTTAGGTGATGCCACTATTGGAGGCGGCGTGAATATTGGCGCCGGGACGGTCATCGTGAACTATGACGGGCAAGCCAAACATCCGACGTTCATTGGGGATGGCGCCTTCATTGGTTGTAATGCGAATTTAGTAGCACCAGTAGAAGTGGGAGCAGGCGCGTATGTCGCTGCCGGATCAACAATTACGCAAAACGTTCCACCGGATGCTTTGGCCATTGCCCGCAGCCGGCAGGAAAACAAGCCCGATTGGGCGCGTCAACGACGAAAATCATAG
- a CDS encoding anti-sigma-F factor Fin produces the protein MVVYRCRHCHRIIGEYGGPWDDPLLGLSKLTPSEQHDMLEDIGPGQVQVNVLCEGCLPIPYDEGLWYN, from the coding sequence ATGGTTGTTTACCGTTGCCGTCATTGTCACCGAATCATTGGAGAATATGGGGGGCCGTGGGACGACCCCCTCCTTGGACTTTCAAAACTGACACCATCTGAGCAACACGATATGCTCGAAGATATTGGACCGGGCCAAGTTCAAGTGAATGTCCTGTGTGAGGGGTGTCTGCCTATCCCTTATGACGAAGGCTTATGGTATAACTAG
- the spoVG gene encoding septation regulator SpoVG, translating to MEITDVRLRRMTTEGKMKAVASVTLDGEFVIHDVKVVEGLKGLFVAMPSRKTPDGEFRDVAHPITQAARERIQKAVLEVFHGGV from the coding sequence GTGGAAATAACGGATGTGCGGTTACGCCGAATGACAACTGAGGGAAAGATGAAGGCCGTCGCGTCGGTGACCCTGGATGGGGAATTCGTCATTCATGATGTTAAAGTTGTTGAAGGTCTAAAAGGACTATTCGTGGCGATGCCCAGCCGGAAAACACCGGATGGTGAATTTCGGGATGTTGCGCATCCCATTACGCAAGCAGCTCGGGAGCGGATACAAAAAGCCGTGTTAGAGGTCTTTCACGGAGGTGTTTAA
- the cphA gene encoding cyanophycin synthetase gives MNIDITSERFYPGPNRHTLHSAYEAIVRLGVYGSTPTCERQDFVSRILTLLPGLHDHVCSLGVPGGFVTRLQQGTYLGHVMEHVALEVLYLAGEEGHYGKTREIPGQDSVRIVFESQTEAGGRLALQAASRWVKALWDQDMIPAWSNTLSVLLDHIREHHLGPSTRAIVDAAKARGIPVWRLTSENMVRLGQGVHQKRIMAAVTDETSTIAVDICQDKELTKKLLQRHGIMVPRGRTVNNYDDAIEAAKELGYPVVVKPVRGHQGQGVSLNVQDASELSRAFAWAIDHSGDDAIMIEEQVQGKPYRILVVGNQVVAASLRQPPSVIGDGIHSIDQLIEQENRNPLRGLHHTLPLSPILRDQGTVMALNHQHLTLHSIPDQGQKVWLRESANLSSGGEAVDVSDDVSEALAWDMVRTAQIIGLDIAGIDIVTPNLSQDLRSGGGMVIEVNAAPGLRMHVYPSHGQSRPVGEAIIQHLFPHHNGRIPVCAITGTNGKTTVTRMLAHIWRQTGRVVGMTSTGGIMIGNRLVQSGDLTGPWSAQVILGDPTVEVAILETARGGMARHGLGFSDLDVAVVTNIGPDHLGQDGIDTLEDLTHLKALLVDVVRPGGIVVLNADDPYVMKMAQRTNNRIIWFSTSKDHTFIAEQVAEGHGAVILNHGYLVYRDQEGMRRIIGNRVLPASWQGRAEINVKNAMAAAAAAIAMGLDPAFVGKSLSQFAVEEKDNPGRLEMIPGEKVDVLLDYAHNAPALEALGTVVKRLRYGHVRTVLGLPGDRRNQDLEQAIKAAAAFSDDIVIREDADLRGRKPGEMTDFMVHTLEHIGFNPEHLMTVPQERHAVIHAVDTAPPQSLVVVLFENYQTVKDAVFSVLRPVKNTEDVS, from the coding sequence GTGAATATTGATATCACATCCGAGCGATTTTATCCAGGACCCAATCGCCATACCTTGCATAGTGCCTATGAAGCCATTGTGCGTCTGGGAGTTTATGGATCCACTCCGACGTGTGAACGGCAAGATTTTGTTTCCCGGATTTTAACTCTATTACCAGGTCTGCACGATCATGTGTGTTCTTTGGGAGTTCCTGGGGGATTTGTGACACGCCTTCAACAAGGCACCTATTTAGGGCATGTGATGGAACATGTGGCCCTGGAAGTTTTGTATTTAGCCGGCGAAGAGGGCCATTATGGCAAAACCCGAGAAATTCCGGGACAAGACAGTGTGCGAATTGTTTTTGAAAGCCAGACCGAAGCAGGTGGCCGATTGGCGTTGCAAGCGGCTAGCCGGTGGGTAAAGGCGTTATGGGATCAGGACATGATCCCGGCATGGTCAAATACTTTGTCTGTCCTTCTCGATCACATTCGTGAACATCATTTGGGCCCTTCTACCCGGGCCATTGTTGATGCGGCTAAGGCCCGGGGCATTCCGGTATGGCGGCTCACGAGTGAGAATATGGTGCGTTTAGGTCAAGGGGTCCACCAAAAACGCATTATGGCGGCCGTGACTGATGAGACGTCGACTATTGCGGTAGATATTTGCCAGGATAAAGAGTTAACCAAGAAGTTATTGCAACGTCATGGCATTATGGTGCCCAGGGGTCGAACCGTGAACAACTACGATGATGCCATAGAGGCCGCAAAGGAACTGGGCTATCCGGTAGTGGTGAAACCCGTACGCGGACATCAAGGTCAAGGCGTCAGCCTGAACGTCCAAGATGCTAGTGAATTGTCCCGGGCCTTTGCGTGGGCTATCGATCACAGCGGTGATGACGCCATTATGATCGAAGAACAGGTCCAAGGAAAACCCTACCGGATTTTGGTGGTTGGAAATCAAGTGGTTGCTGCTAGCTTGCGGCAGCCGCCGTCAGTAATAGGAGACGGGATCCACAGCATCGATCAATTGATAGAGCAAGAAAACCGAAATCCCTTACGCGGACTTCATCACACGTTGCCGTTAAGCCCAATTCTCCGGGATCAAGGAACCGTGATGGCACTGAACCACCAACATTTAACCCTTCATAGTATTCCGGATCAAGGACAGAAAGTTTGGCTTCGAGAAAGTGCCAATCTCTCCAGTGGGGGCGAAGCGGTGGATGTGAGTGATGACGTTTCTGAGGCTTTAGCCTGGGATATGGTAAGGACTGCACAAATTATTGGGCTAGATATTGCGGGCATCGATATTGTCACACCCAATTTGAGCCAGGATCTTAGGAGCGGGGGTGGCATGGTGATTGAAGTCAATGCCGCCCCAGGACTTCGTATGCATGTCTATCCCTCCCACGGCCAAAGCCGGCCAGTTGGTGAAGCCATTATTCAGCACTTATTTCCCCATCATAACGGGCGTATTCCGGTGTGCGCGATTACGGGGACCAATGGGAAAACGACGGTAACACGCATGCTGGCGCATATTTGGCGGCAGACTGGTCGGGTCGTGGGAATGACGTCGACAGGAGGCATTATGATTGGGAATCGTCTGGTGCAGTCCGGGGACTTAACAGGTCCGTGGTCGGCTCAAGTCATCTTAGGGGATCCTACAGTAGAGGTCGCCATATTAGAAACGGCCCGGGGCGGGATGGCCCGTCACGGTTTAGGATTTTCCGATCTCGACGTGGCTGTGGTGACCAATATTGGACCAGATCATTTGGGACAAGACGGGATTGATACCTTAGAGGATTTGACACATCTCAAAGCGTTACTGGTCGATGTCGTTCGACCTGGGGGCATCGTGGTATTGAATGCCGATGATCCCTACGTGATGAAAATGGCTCAACGAACGAACAACCGCATCATTTGGTTTTCGACAAGTAAAGATCACACTTTTATTGCCGAACAAGTCGCGGAAGGCCATGGGGCGGTTATCCTCAACCATGGATATCTTGTCTACCGCGATCAAGAGGGGATGCGCCGGATTATTGGAAACCGGGTGCTTCCAGCAAGTTGGCAGGGTCGGGCGGAAATCAATGTCAAAAACGCGATGGCGGCAGCTGCAGCGGCCATTGCCATGGGCCTTGATCCGGCTTTTGTGGGCAAGAGTTTAAGTCAATTTGCGGTGGAAGAAAAAGACAATCCCGGGCGCTTAGAGATGATCCCTGGTGAGAAAGTGGATGTGTTACTAGATTACGCGCACAATGCTCCCGCGCTGGAAGCCCTAGGGACAGTGGTGAAACGTCTGCGATATGGGCATGTGCGTACGGTGCTGGGATTACCGGGAGATAGACGCAATCAAGATTTGGAACAAGCCATCAAGGCAGCTGCAGCATTTTCCGATGACATTGTGATTCGGGAAGATGCGGATCTTCGGGGCCGAAAACCCGGAGAAATGACCGACTTCATGGTCCATACCCTTGAACACATCGGATTTAATCCAGAGCACCTCATGACTGTTCCCCAAGAACGACACGCAGTCATTCATGCCGTGGACACGGCACCCCCGCAGAGTTTGGTGGTGGTATTGTTTGAAAACTATCAAACGGTTAAGGATGCTGTGTTCAGTGTGCTTCGGCCTGTGAAGAATACCGAGGACGTTTCCTAA
- a CDS encoding ribose-phosphate diphosphokinase, translated as MSFEREGELKIFTGTANRALAEKIVSHLGLSLGQADVGRFSNGEIRVRLLENVRGTDVFIVQPTSHPVNDNLMELLLLIDAARRASARRVTAVVPFYGYARQDRKEQGREPISAKLVANLITVAGARRVLTMDLHAPQIQGFFDIPVDNLQGVRILSEAIHQKHLDNLMIFSPDAGGVYRARKMAKYLEAPLGFIDKRRPGPNVSEVVNVIGKVRDKTVVIVDDMIDTGGTIAQAAQAIMDLGARAVYAACTHPVFSGRAPQVLRDSSIVEFFVTDTIPLQEPMARTTVISVAALLAEAIMRVHEDLSVSKLFE; from the coding sequence ATGAGCTTTGAACGGGAAGGAGAACTCAAGATCTTTACAGGGACAGCGAATCGTGCGCTGGCCGAAAAAATTGTGTCACATTTGGGGCTCTCCTTGGGACAGGCCGATGTCGGCCGATTTTCTAATGGAGAGATACGGGTCCGCCTTCTTGAAAATGTGCGTGGCACCGACGTTTTTATTGTGCAACCGACTTCACATCCGGTGAACGATAACTTGATGGAGCTCTTGCTCCTGATTGATGCGGCGCGCCGGGCGTCGGCAAGACGGGTAACAGCCGTGGTGCCCTTTTACGGGTATGCCAGGCAAGATCGCAAAGAACAGGGACGTGAACCCATTTCGGCCAAATTGGTCGCTAATCTCATCACGGTAGCCGGTGCGCGCCGTGTTTTAACCATGGACTTACACGCGCCTCAAATTCAGGGATTTTTTGATATTCCCGTGGATAATTTACAAGGCGTGCGGATTTTATCTGAAGCCATTCATCAAAAGCATTTAGATAACTTGATGATCTTTTCCCCTGATGCCGGCGGCGTGTACCGGGCGAGGAAAATGGCCAAATACTTAGAAGCTCCATTAGGGTTCATTGATAAACGGCGTCCCGGACCCAATGTTTCGGAAGTTGTCAACGTGATCGGAAAAGTCCGGGACAAGACCGTGGTTATTGTGGATGACATGATTGATACCGGCGGTACGATTGCTCAAGCGGCTCAAGCCATCATGGATCTGGGAGCGCGAGCGGTCTATGCGGCGTGTACTCACCCGGTATTTTCTGGAAGGGCGCCGCAAGTCCTACGGGATTCATCCATTGTGGAATTTTTTGTGACGGATACGATACCATTACAGGAGCCTATGGCGCGGACTACCGTGATTTCTGTTGCTGCCTTATTGGCTGAAGCCATTATGCGCGTGCATGAAGATTTGTCGGTGTCCAAGCTGTTTGAATGA
- the purR gene encoding pur operon repressor yields the protein MRERYKRLIVLTSYLLDHPRIQLSLTELSGILHVAKSTLSEDLMFVKGILESSGRGRVMTQVGVQGGVIYLPSLDRKRAKNSLHKWAERLMEPERLTADGFLYMTDLLFDPAMVDPLGELLAAPFNKLHVDSVATVETKGIPLAMACARALGTEVVLIRRDSRLSEGSALSINYLSGSSRRIQSMSLSRRALKPGSSVLFVDDFMKAGGTARAASDLLGEFGATVVGVGVLVATREPANKLVDKFWSLLEWQENAPSRVVPSEWANALCEMREEH from the coding sequence ATGCGCGAGCGGTACAAACGACTCATTGTGCTGACCAGCTATTTGCTTGATCATCCGCGGATTCAGCTGAGTTTAACGGAATTGAGTGGCATATTGCACGTAGCGAAATCGACGTTGTCGGAAGATCTGATGTTTGTAAAGGGCATTTTAGAAAGTTCCGGGCGGGGACGGGTGATGACCCAAGTCGGCGTGCAAGGCGGTGTCATATATTTGCCTAGTTTGGACCGGAAGCGGGCCAAAAATTCCTTGCACAAATGGGCCGAGCGTTTAATGGAACCCGAGCGGTTAACCGCGGATGGTTTTCTTTACATGACCGACTTATTATTTGATCCGGCGATGGTGGATCCGTTGGGAGAATTGTTGGCCGCGCCATTTAACAAACTCCATGTTGATTCCGTGGCCACAGTGGAAACGAAAGGGATTCCTTTGGCCATGGCTTGTGCTCGAGCCTTAGGCACAGAGGTGGTGTTAATCCGGCGCGATAGCCGACTTTCGGAAGGGTCGGCTTTATCAATAAACTATTTATCCGGTTCATCCCGGCGAATTCAGTCGATGTCCTTGAGCCGGCGCGCGTTAAAGCCGGGGAGTTCGGTATTGTTTGTTGATGACTTTATGAAGGCTGGAGGTACGGCACGGGCGGCATCGGATCTCCTAGGAGAATTTGGAGCCACGGTGGTTGGCGTCGGGGTGTTAGTGGCGACACGCGAGCCGGCGAATAAACTGGTTGACAAGTTTTGGAGTTTATTAGAGTGGCAAGAAAATGCCCCGTCTCGTGTGGTGCCGAGTGAATGGGCCAATGCGCTATGCGAAATGAGAGAGGAGCACTAA